In Musa acuminata AAA Group cultivar baxijiao chromosome BXJ3-11, Cavendish_Baxijiao_AAA, whole genome shotgun sequence, one DNA window encodes the following:
- the LOC135653319 gene encoding protein NRT1/ PTR FAMILY 6.3-like, with the protein MASLPETAEEGKTLADAWDFKGRPAVKSTTGGWTSAAMILGVELCERMTTLGIAVNLVTYLTGTMHLGNAASANVVTNFLGTSFMLCLLGGFVADTYLGRYLTIAIFTAIQASGVTILTISTAAPGLRPPECSNPLGGGCVRANGTQLGVLYLGLYLTALGTGGLKSSVSGFGSDQFDEGDRAEKKQMMRFFSWFFFFISIGALTAVTVLVYIQDNVGRRWGYGICAVAILAGLAVFLSGTSRYRFKRLVGSPLSQIASVVVSAWRKRRLDVPDSSMLHDIDTAEGCSAPYSNKKKQKLLHTKQFRFLDRAAIVEGDATVDQTKWRLSTLTDVEEVKQVIRMLPTWATTIMFWTVYAQMTTFSVSQATTMDRHIGPSFEIPAGSLTVFFVGSILITVPIYDRLIVPAARRLSGNPQGMTPLQRIAVGLVLSIVAMCAAALTERKRLRAARTDPTAAVVPLTVFWLVPQFLLVGAGEAFTYIGQLDFFLRECPKGMKTMSTGLFLSTLSLGFFLSSTLVTIVHKVTGESGKGAWLPDNLNKGKLYDFYWLLAVLSVLNLVVFAAAARGYVYKEKRMGDESVNGVELAEEACCHA; encoded by the exons ATGGCCAGCTTACCTGAGACCGCCGAAGAGGGTAAGACCCTCGCCGACGCATGGGACTTCAAGGGCCGTCCTGCCGTCAAGTCTACCACCGGCGGCTGGACAAGCGCCGCCATGATCTTAG GGGTGGAGCTGTGCGAGAGGATGACGACGCTGGGCATCGCGGTGAACCTGGTGACCTACCTGACCGGCACCATGCACCTCGGCAATGCCGCATCCGCCAACGTTGTCACCAACTTCTTGGGAACCTCCTTCATGCTCTGCCTCCTCGGTGGCTTCGTCGCCGATACCTACCTCGGCCG ATACCTCACCATCGCCATCTTCACCGCCATCCAAGCCTCC GGGGTGACTATCTTGACCATATCGACGGCGGCGCCGGGGTTGAGGCCCCCGGAGTGCAGTAATCCGCTGGGCGGCGGGTGTGTGAGGGCGAACGGGACGCAGCTGGGTGTTCTGTACCTGGGACTCTACCTGACGGCCCTTGGGACGGGCGGGCTCAAGTCGAGCGTGTCCGGGTTCGGGTCTGACCAGTTCGACGAGGGCGACCGGGCCGAGAAGAAGCAGATGATGCGGTTCTTCAGctggttcttcttcttcattaGCATTGGGGCGCTGACGGCCGTGACCGTGCTGGTCTACATCCAAGACAACGTCGGGCGCCGGTGGGGCTACGGCATCTGCGCCGTGGCCATCCTGGCTGGCTTGGCCGTGTTCTTGTCCGGCACCAGCAGGTATCGTTTCAAGAGGCTGGTGGGGAGCCCGCTTTCCCAGATCGCTTCCGTCGTGGTCAGCGCGTGGCGGAAGAGGCGCCTCGACGTACCGGACTCCTCCATGCTCCACGACATCGACACCGCCGAAGGATGCAGCGCCCCCTATTCCAACAAGAAGAAGCAGAAGCTGCTCCACACCAAGCAGTTCCG CTTCTTGGACCGGGCGGCCATCGTAGAAGGAGACGCGACGGTGGACCAGACCAAGTGGCGGCTTTCCACCTTGACGGACGTGGAGGAGGTGAAGCAAGTGATCCGAATGCTCCCCACCTGGGCCACAACCATCATGTTCTGGACCGTCTACGCCCAGATGACCACCTTCTCAGTGTCGCAGGCCACCACCATGGACCGCCACATCGGCCCCTCATTCGAGATCCCCGCCGGCTCCCTCACCGTCTTCTTCGTCGGCTCCATCCTCATCACCGTCCCCATCTACGACCGCCTCATCGTCCCCGCCGCCCGCCGCCTCTCCGGGAACCCCCAGGGAATGACACCTCTCCAGCGCATCGCGGTCGGCCTCGTCCTCTCCATCGTCGCCATGTGCGCCGCCGCCCTCACCGAACGCAAGCGCCTCCGGGCAGCCCGGACTGACCCGACCGCGGCCGTCGTGCCCCTGACCGTCTTCTGGCTGGTGCCGCAGTTCTTGCTGGTGGGGGCAGGCGAGGCGTTCACCTACATCGGGCAGCTGGACTTCTTCCTGCGGGAGTGCCCCAAGGGGATGAAAACGATGAGCACCGGCTTGTTCCTAAGCACGCTCTCGCTGGGCTTCTTCCTGAGCTCCACGCTGGTCACCATTGTCCACAAGGTGACGGGGGAGAGCGGAAAGGGGGCGTGGCTACCGGACAACCTGAACAAAGGGAAGCTGTACGACTTCTACTGGCTTCTGGCGGTGCTGAGCGTGCTGAACCTGGTGGTCTTCGCGGCGGCCGCCAGGGGTTACGTCTACAAGGAGAAGAGGATGGGGGACGAGAGCGTCAACGGGGTGGAGCTGGCGGAGGAGGCCTGCTGCCATGCATGA